The sequence below is a genomic window from Flagellimonas marinaquae.
CGGGACTGCCGAAGCCGTATGTAAATTAGTGGAGAAGCTAGGGGGAGAGGTGGTCCAGTGCAATTTTCTAATCGAACTTTCCTTTTTAAAGGGGGGCGATAAGCTCAACGGTTATCCTGTAAAAGCTCTCTTGAGATATTAATTATTGTCCAAAGCCTTGGTGGTTACAAAATAGCGCCACCCGATTATCGCTAGCTGCAATTTACTTGCCTTGGATAGATTCAGTCCCTTTTTTGAATATGACGGGAGAATAACCTTGTTTATTTTGGCCAAAACCTTGTAAAACATAAATTAATTGGGTTTAGGACAAATATAGGCAAAGCAACTTATAGGTTATATCTTATAAGGTTGCAGGTAGCTCGGTGTTTTTTAAATAAAAATTAGAGTCAGGAGTTGCATTAAAAGAGCGATGAAAAACTTTACGATTGCGATCATTTTTTAGATTGGTTTAAATGTTGAACAAACAACTATTTTGCTTGTATGTTTTTCGAATATAGAATGATAAAAGTCATGCTTCCAAGCAATTGAGTAAAAATCTATGCAATTGAATACGAGATTGAATCTTTTAAAACGGTAAGCTGCTATAAGTGTAATCTTGGTACTTGGTGATAATTAATATATGCAACCTATAAGTGTTTGTGTGGTTAAATAATGTTAGAATTGTAGGGGGTCTTTTAATAGGTTTACCAAAACCTAGGGAGGTTTCGTTTAAAAAAGCGCTATTTTTAGCTGTTTCGTTTCTCGATAAAAAAAAGAGCCGCTAAAAAAAGCGACTCATTCAACATTAAGTTTTTATGGTTTAAAAAGGAATTATTTATTTTTTTTGGTGGTTATCTCAATCACTCCATTTGTACCTTTTTTACCATATTTTTCAATAGCAGGGTCTCCCTTTAAAACGGTTACATTTTCAATATCGGATGGTGATATTTTATTGACCATTTTTTGTTTTGTTTTTTTACCATCCACAATATACAGTGGTCGACCTTTATCATCAGAACTTATAAAAAGGAAGTTCGAGTCATCACCGCTGACTTCGATATCCTCGTCATCATCGGAATCCCTAATGACCATTACATTTGTTTTATTCTCAATGTTCACATCCTTGTCGTCAATCATTTTCATTACAAATGCACCGTCTTTCTTTTTTCCAATTTTCTCAATTTTTACATTCTTCTTTCCGTTACCTTTTTGTTTGACTATAAAAACACTTTCTTCATCACTATCCTCATCTAAATGTATATCCATGGTATGTAGCTTATCTTCATTGACCTCCTCACCATTGACGAATACCTTCTTTTTACCATCTACTTTTTTTACGATAATTTCTTTTTCGTCATCCGTACTCCATGAGACGTCACTATCATCCGTTCTATGGATTTTAACCTTACTTTTCTTTTTTGCGTTCCAAAAGGAGACCGCATTGTTCGTATCATCGTATAGTACGGTTATAGGGTTGATCGGACTGTCGGAATTTGAGTTGTAATTCCCACTAAAGTCTTTACCGTTTGCGTTTTTTCCGCTTAGGTTCAACGAGATGGAAATAATTTCGCCGTCGTCGTTCCTTACTGTGGTATAGCTAAAGTCCACACCCTCTTTGGCCAAATCTTTTTTAATGTTGTCCAAATCCGCATCTGTGGTGTTCTTGTCAATGGTTAGCTCTACCATCTTGTTGTCTTTTGGTGTTTCTTTTACCATAACGTTATCGAGGGTGACGGAATCTTTATAAAGATATTTTTTCTCAATATTGAAACTCACAAGCAGTAATCCCAATAGAGGCATTACGGCCAATGTTTTAAGAATGTTGATTTTTTTCGATTGATTTTGATTTAACATGACTATTCGTTTTTTGATTAATGAATTATAAAATGAGTTGGCCAATGTGTATTCTTTTTGATCGACCGCCTGTTTAAGCATAAGGTACTGGTAGGATTTTTTGTTGTCCGTTTCTTCCACGGCGTAATGATCCGCCAAATACTCTAGGTTCTGTTTTATTGCACTTTGATACAACCATAGAATTGGATTGAACCAGAAAACTATTTTTAAAACTTCCAATAATAGAATATCCAAGGTGTGATATTGTCTTGCATGGACCTTTTCGTGCTCCAAAACCGAGCGTAGTTCGTTTGGTTCGAACAATCGCGGATTATAAAAAATATAATTGAAGAACGAGAAGGGGGAAATCCGCTTTTCCGTAATCATATGAACATACGGACTTTCCTTTTTAATATTTGCGGTTCTGGATAGCTTTCTTAGCGAAAGCAACCTTGTAATGAATTTTATAAATAATAAAATGGCGACCGATAAATATAAGGCTATGATTAAACCCTCTGGGACAATAAAGCCATTTTGACCTGTTGTGGCGGGAACTTGAGAGGAGGTTTCGCCAACTTGCACTAAAATAGGTTGGGACGCAACAACGGTTTGCTGAATTTTAAGTAATGGAAAGATAAAGGACAGCACCAGGCCTGCAACCAAAAACAGCCGATTCTCCATAAAAAGGGTCTCCTTTTTTAGAAAAATATGGTACACCGCCAAAAAACCACCGGCCACAAGAAAGGATTGTAAAATATATAGTAGAATGGTTTCCATTACTTTTTCTTTTCAATTAGGTCAATAATCTCTTTTAGCTCGGAAACCGATATCTTTTCTTCTTGTGCAAAATGTGAGACCAAACTCTTAAAAGAGTCGTTATAGTAATCGGCAATTGCGGCATTCACATATTTTTTGCGGTACTGTTCTTTGGTGATCAAAGGGAAATACCGATGGGTGTTACCGAACGCTTCGTGGTCTACGAATCCTTTTTCCTGTAGGTTTCTAACTATGGTGGACAAGGTGTTGTAATGCGGTTTTTCACCTCTAATTTCCTCAAGAATTTCTTTTACAAACGCTTTTTTGAGCTCCCAGAGAATTTTCATGATTTCCTCTTCCTTGTTGGTCAATTTTTGCATAATACTGTATTTGTTGCCCAAACTTAATACTAATCTTATAGTTAAACAACTATTTTTATAGTTTATTAACTAAAAAAGCAGTTTTTATTTTTGTTATAACCTTCTTGGGTGAGTTATTCTTCCATTATATTTGCATGCAAATCATACATTTTTGGGAAATCTACTTTTTATTGTTTTAGGATTGGTTCTGCTT
It includes:
- a CDS encoding M56 family metallopeptidase; the encoded protein is METILLYILQSFLVAGGFLAVYHIFLKKETLFMENRLFLVAGLVLSFIFPLLKIQQTVVASQPILVQVGETSSQVPATTGQNGFIVPEGLIIALYLSVAILLFIKFITRLLSLRKLSRTANIKKESPYVHMITEKRISPFSFFNYIFYNPRLFEPNELRSVLEHEKVHARQYHTLDILLLEVLKIVFWFNPILWLYQSAIKQNLEYLADHYAVEETDNKKSYQYLMLKQAVDQKEYTLANSFYNSLIKKRIVMLNQNQSKKINILKTLAVMPLLGLLLVSFNIEKKYLYKDSVTLDNVMVKETPKDNKMVELTIDKNTTDADLDNIKKDLAKEGVDFSYTTVRNDDGEIISISLNLSGKNANGKDFSGNYNSNSDSPINPITVLYDDTNNAVSFWNAKKKSKVKIHRTDDSDVSWSTDDEKEIIVKKVDGKKKVFVNGEEVNEDKLHTMDIHLDEDSDEESVFIVKQKGNGKKNVKIEKIGKKKDGAFVMKMIDDKDVNIENKTNVMVIRDSDDDEDIEVSGDDSNFLFISSDDKGRPLYIVDGKKTKQKMVNKISPSDIENVTVLKGDPAIEKYGKKGTNGVIEITTKKNK
- a CDS encoding SsrA-binding protein; translated protein: MFYKVLAKINKVILPSYSKKGLNLSKASKLQLAIIGWRYFVTTKALDNN
- a CDS encoding BlaI/MecI/CopY family transcriptional regulator yields the protein MQKLTNKEEEIMKILWELKKAFVKEILEEIRGEKPHYNTLSTIVRNLQEKGFVDHEAFGNTHRYFPLITKEQYRKKYVNAAIADYYNDSFKSLVSHFAQEEKISVSELKEIIDLIEKKK